Proteins encoded together in one Chitinophaga sp. LS1 window:
- the gltX gene encoding glutamate--tRNA ligase: MQQQKVRVRFAPSPTGGLHLGGVRTVLFNYLFAKQHNGEFVLRIEDTDQTRYVPGAEEYIMECLKWCGLIADESPLVGGPYAPYRQSERKPMYREYAEQLVKAGYAYYAFDTPEELEEMRTRLKTEENPSPQYNHAARAQMKNSISLSEAETAELLKNGTRHVIRIKMPDNEEVSFTDLIRGHVQFNTSTVDDKVLLKADGMPTYHLAVVVDDYLMKITHAFRGEEWLPSAPVHLLLWKYLGWEAQMPQWAHLPLILKPDGNGKLSKRDGDRLGFPVYAMNWTDPKTGEVTKGFRENGFLPEAFVNMLAMLGWNDGTGQEIFSMDELIARFSLDRVSKSGAKFDYEKAKWFNHQYLLNADNDKLAALFAPVLKEKGVTASPEYVATIAGLVKDRCDFVNDIWQHGFFFFEVPESWDVTAVKPKWNADKTQFFMEWASILETLSDFSLTSLEESFKTLATSMNIKMGELQLPFRIMLTGGKFGPPVFNIAATLGKHETIQRIMNGLKAINE, translated from the coding sequence ATGCAACAACAGAAAGTTCGGGTACGATTTGCGCCCAGTCCTACCGGCGGATTACACCTGGGTGGTGTACGCACGGTCTTATTCAATTACTTATTTGCAAAACAGCACAATGGTGAATTTGTGCTCCGTATTGAAGACACTGACCAGACCCGTTATGTTCCCGGTGCAGAGGAATATATCATGGAATGCCTGAAATGGTGTGGCCTGATTGCTGATGAAAGCCCGCTGGTTGGTGGCCCTTATGCCCCTTACCGCCAGAGCGAACGTAAGCCCATGTACCGTGAGTACGCGGAACAACTGGTGAAAGCCGGTTATGCTTACTATGCTTTTGACACGCCAGAAGAGTTGGAAGAGATGCGCACCCGTCTCAAAACCGAAGAGAATCCATCGCCACAATATAATCATGCTGCCCGCGCGCAGATGAAGAACTCCATTTCTTTGTCTGAAGCCGAAACAGCAGAACTGCTGAAAAATGGCACCCGCCACGTGATCCGCATCAAAATGCCGGATAACGAAGAAGTGAGCTTTACCGACCTGATTCGTGGTCATGTTCAGTTTAATACCAGTACTGTCGATGACAAAGTATTGCTGAAAGCCGATGGCATGCCTACTTACCACCTCGCTGTAGTAGTAGATGACTATCTCATGAAGATCACCCACGCTTTCCGTGGCGAAGAATGGCTGCCTTCCGCACCCGTTCACCTCTTGCTGTGGAAATACCTGGGCTGGGAAGCACAGATGCCACAATGGGCACACCTGCCGCTGATCCTGAAACCTGATGGCAATGGTAAATTGTCTAAGCGTGATGGTGACAGACTCGGTTTTCCTGTGTATGCTATGAACTGGACAGATCCTAAAACCGGCGAGGTGACCAAGGGCTTCCGCGAAAATGGTTTCCTGCCAGAAGCATTTGTAAACATGCTGGCTATGCTGGGTTGGAATGATGGTACCGGTCAGGAGATCTTCTCTATGGATGAACTGATTGCCCGTTTCTCCCTGGATCGCGTCAGCAAGTCAGGTGCTAAATTCGATTACGAAAAAGCAAAGTGGTTCAATCACCAGTACCTGCTGAATGCTGATAATGACAAACTGGCTGCACTGTTTGCACCTGTATTGAAAGAAAAAGGCGTCACTGCATCACCTGAATACGTAGCGACCATCGCTGGTCTGGTAAAAGATCGTTGTGACTTTGTCAACGACATCTGGCAACATGGTTTCTTCTTCTTCGAGGTGCCTGAAAGCTGGGATGTTACTGCGGTGAAACCTAAGTGGAATGCAGATAAGACACAGTTCTTTATGGAATGGGCTTCTATACTGGAAACTTTGTCCGATTTCTCGCTGACAAGTCTGGAAGAAAGCTTCAAAACACTGGCGACTTCTATGAATATTAAAATGGGTGAACTGCAATTGCCTTTCCGTATTATGCTGACGGGTGGCAAGTTTGGTCCTCCTGTATTCAATATCGCTGCCACATTGGGTAAGCACGAAACTATTCAAAGGATCATGAATGGTCTGAAAGCTATTAACGAATAA
- a CDS encoding polysaccharide deacetylase family protein — protein sequence MFYLTKTPAILKAIYKSCTWSLSPARPVVYLTFDDGPHPTATPFILDLLKKYNAKGTFFCIGKNVVEYPEIYQRILEEGHTTGNHTHNHVNGWKTGTDKYVENVMEARKFINSTLFRPPYGRITPFQIKQIKNLIPGAQIVMWDVLSADFDTEINGEACVQNVVFKSKPGSIIVFHDSTKAWERLEYALPRVMEYFKKKGMEMEAVPV from the coding sequence ATGTTTTATCTGACCAAGACGCCGGCTATCCTGAAAGCCATCTATAAGAGTTGCACCTGGAGCCTATCTCCTGCACGGCCAGTGGTATACCTGACATTTGATGATGGTCCGCATCCGACTGCGACTCCTTTTATACTGGATTTGTTGAAGAAATACAATGCGAAAGGCACGTTCTTTTGTATTGGGAAGAATGTGGTGGAGTATCCGGAAATTTATCAGCGGATATTGGAGGAGGGGCATACGACGGGGAATCATACCCATAATCATGTGAATGGGTGGAAAACGGGGACAGATAAGTATGTGGAGAATGTGATGGAGGCGCGGAAGTTTATCAATTCTACTTTATTCAGACCACCTTATGGGCGGATTACGCCATTTCAGATAAAGCAGATTAAAAATTTGATACCGGGGGCACAGATCGTGATGTGGGATGTATTGAGTGCGGATTTTGACACGGAGATAAATGGAGAGGCGTGTGTGCAGAATGTGGTGTTTAAGTCAAAACCGGGGTCGATAATAGTGTTTCATGATAGTACGAAGGCATGGGAGCGGTTGGAGTATGCATTGCCGAGGGTGATGGAGTATTTTAAGAAGAAGGGGATGGAGATGGAGGCGGTGCCGGTTTAG
- a CDS encoding TatD family hydrolase, with amino-acid sequence MQWIDTHAHLYGEDFSDDRTATIERAIKEGVYQLILPNIDSQSIEGMLALEQQFPGVCIPMMGVHPCYVNDNVDTELAAVEGWLEKRPFKAIGEIGLDFYWDKTFTAQQYKAFRRQLDLARQYGIPVAIHSRESTRECIDEVRALQDGRLSGVFHCFGGTVEEAREIIDLGFYLGIGGVVTFKKSGLDVTLGEIGMEHIVLETDAPYLAPVPYRGKRNESSYIPLIGQKIADIKNLKIDDVAAITTSNALKLFKTN; translated from the coding sequence ATGCAATGGATTGATACACATGCCCATTTGTATGGGGAAGATTTTTCGGATGATAGAACGGCGACGATAGAGCGGGCCATAAAGGAGGGGGTATATCAGTTGATTTTGCCAAATATTGACAGTCAGTCGATTGAGGGAATGCTGGCATTAGAGCAACAGTTTCCGGGGGTATGTATTCCTATGATGGGGGTTCATCCCTGTTATGTGAATGACAATGTGGATACGGAATTGGCGGCAGTGGAGGGTTGGCTGGAGAAGCGACCTTTTAAAGCGATCGGGGAGATTGGACTGGATTTTTACTGGGACAAGACGTTTACAGCACAGCAGTATAAAGCTTTTAGGCGACAACTGGACCTTGCACGCCAGTATGGTATTCCGGTGGCGATACATAGCCGTGAGAGCACGCGGGAGTGTATAGATGAGGTCCGTGCATTGCAGGATGGCCGTTTAAGTGGGGTATTCCATTGTTTTGGCGGTACAGTAGAGGAGGCGCGTGAAATTATTGATCTCGGGTTTTATTTAGGCATTGGTGGTGTGGTGACTTTTAAGAAGTCAGGATTGGATGTAACGCTGGGGGAGATTGGGATGGAACACATTGTATTAGAGACAGATGCACCTTATCTGGCACCGGTTCCATATAGGGGGAAAAGGAATGAAAGTTCCTACATTCCATTGATCGGTCAAAAAATTGCAGATATAAAAAATCTAAAAATAGATGATGTGGCTGCAATAACTACAAGCAATGCGTTGAAATTATTCAAAACTAACTAA